The following coding sequences are from one Pocillopora verrucosa isolate sample1 chromosome 5, ASM3666991v2, whole genome shotgun sequence window:
- the LOC136281261 gene encoding uncharacterized protein: MGLSPAFVACLILFSCMSHIQASVLNFAVQKGLHGSQKFKLSIMERETRFYEEVKINEDEQFAHFHVPPHNGLAETDELFDFQMNVAVRRLKGACYVQPMQEDFPKLNALKTGFKKAVNQPPNHKISTISKYWVIGDKVDETSLRRVVREFCDQHPVYRLEEHISDSVSVARERRRRQVTIGLGLARNFTVCDENAIDRVVAQCPPNDWTWKCTINLGNCIYFFTCELAIRKRTVDCTMIKHEYDSIVCCNPSCKTGN, from the exons ATG GGACTCTCGCCCGCTTTTGTTGCCTGCCTCATTCTGTTTTCTTGCATGAGTCATATTCAAGCATCCGTG CTTAATTTTGCCGTGCAAAAAGGGCTTCACGGATCACAAAAGTTTAAACTCAGCATCATGGAAAGGGAAACAAGGTTTTACGAGGAAGTTAAAATCAACGAAGATGAGCAGTTTGCTCATTTCCATGTTCCTCCTCATAACGGACTCGCAGAAACTGACGAGCTTTTCGACTTCCAAATG AATGTTGCGGTTCGTCGCTTGAAAGGTGCCTGCTACGTGCAGCCTATGCAAGAAGACTTTCCGAAGCTAAACGCGCTGAAGACAGGTTTCAAGAAG GCTGTAAACCAGCCACCAAATCATAAAATCTCCACCATTTCCAAGTACTGGGTAATTGGCGACAAAGTCGATGAGACTTCCCTCAGAAGGGTTGTCAGAGAATTCTGTGATCAACATCCTGTCTATCGTCTGGAGGAACATATAAGTGACTCTGTGTCAGTTGCAAGAG AGAGAAGACGACGTCAAGTGACGATCGGATTAGGGCTCGCTCGAAACTTCACTGTTTGTGATGAAAACGCTATCGATAGGGTGGTTGCGCAGTGCCCACCAAATGATTGGACTTGGAAGTGCACGATCAACTTGGGCAactgtatatattttttcacatgtgaACTCGCGATACGTAAACGTACCGTGGACTGTACAATGATTAAGCACGAGTATGATAGTATAGTGTGTTGTAATCCTAGCTGCAAGACAGGTAATTAA